Proteins encoded in a region of the Rutidosis leptorrhynchoides isolate AG116_Rl617_1_P2 chromosome 9, CSIRO_AGI_Rlap_v1, whole genome shotgun sequence genome:
- the LOC139866762 gene encoding small ribosomal subunit protein eS19y-like — MATARTVKDVSPHEFVKGYAAHLKRSGKMELPEWTDIVKTGTFKELAPYDPDWYYIRAASIARKIYLRGGLGVGAFQRIYGGRKRNGSAPPHFCKASGGIVRHILQQLEVMKIIEMDPKGGRRITSTGRQDLDHVAGRVDVAAP; from the exons ATGGCGACGGCAAGAACAGTGAAGGATGTATCACCTCATGAATTTGTTAAGGGTTATGCCGCTCATCTCAAACGTTCTGGCAAG ATGGAGCTCCCTGAATGGACTGATATAGTGAAGACCGGTACCTTTAAGGAACTTGCTCCCTATGATCCTGACTGGTATTATATCAGAGCTG CTTCAATTGCAAGGAAAATATACTTAAGGGGTGGTCTTGGTGTTGGTGCGTTCCAGAGAATATACGGTGGACGTAAGAGGAACGGAAGTGCACCACCACATTTTTGCAAAGCCAGTGGTGGTATTGTACGCCATATTCTTCAACAGTTGGAAGTCATGAAAATCATTGAAATGGACCCCAAGGG AGGGAGAAGGATCACATCCACTGGCCGACAAGACCTTGATCATGTTGCTGGACGAGTTGATGTTGCTGCACCATGA
- the LOC139867122 gene encoding F-box protein At5g39250-like: MLLSNFGKMSSDEILKVVFPLLEGPDLASCMAVCKQWLHVAQDDYFWKCLCAKRWPSTCKKPSPPVTYYKLFKTFYKRENNRTLLPPRISLTDLEFYIDFWADGNILFSEVVPGPTLQKRNWTPPSGISSLMRYHLEGPEYKLTLPVKPQFAVPYTQTVSVSVLVARKDTNKVACIIHKAMFDYIDRSTCRALAFDYLVFSPAHPFVPGIRAWIALLFMEHGDDCDIDVFGIEMDFCDAANNEEEVLWLLDMLDWK; the protein is encoded by the coding sequence ATGTTGTTATCCAATTTTGGTAAAATGTCATCCGATGAGATACTCAAGGTTGTTTTCCCGCTACTCGAAGGGCCCGATTTAGCTTCTTGTATGGCCGTATGTAAGCAATGGCTACACGTCGCGCAAGACGATTACTTTTGGAAATGTCTTTGTGCAAAAAGATGGCCATCAACTTGTAAGAAACCATCGCCACCTGTAACCTATTACAAACTGTTTAAAACATTCTATAAGCGTGAAAACAATCGAACTCTTCTTCCACCAAGGATCTCGTTAACCGATCTTGAATTCTACATTGACTTCTGGGCAGACGGGAATATACTCTTCTCGGAAGTTGTTCCGGGCCCCACTTTACAGAAGCGTAACTGGACCCCACCAAGTGGGATCAGTTcgttaatgaggtatcatttagaaGGTCCAGAATACAAGCTAACGTTACCTGTAAAGCCTCAGTTTGCAGTTCCTTATACACAGACTGTTAGTGTATCTGTACTTGTGGCACGAAAAGATACCAATAAAGTTGCTTGTATTATTCACAAAGCAATGTTTGATTATATTGACCGGTCAACGTGTAGAGCACTTGCATTTGATTATCTTGTTTTTTCACCTGCGCACCCTTTTGTGCCGGGAATTCGTGCTTGGATTGCTTTGTTGTTCATGGAACATGGTGATGATTGTGATATTGATGTGTTCGGGATTGAAATGGATTTTTGTGATGCTGCTAATAATGAGGAAGAAGTGCTCTGGTTGTTGGACATGCTTGATTGGAAGTAA